In a single window of the Bradyrhizobium erythrophlei genome:
- a CDS encoding transporter substrate-binding domain-containing protein, with translation MQPQIALIPNEILRRTTRAVLAFAALSVLLAPALSGGPAHAQSVAKPGPQAAPQAVPGFWDPRRRPDRPDLSRLTVIRFLTETDYPPFNFTGPDGNPAGFNVDLARQLCEEIKVTCTIQMRRFETLLDAIASNRGDAIIASLAVTPELRARVDFTDPYYRAPARFVSRRDAVMAEIRPEYLEGKKVGVIAGSAHEAYLKAMFTDAELHSYPNDEALRSALRRGEVDFIFGDGISLAFWVNGTDSADCCAFSGGPFVESRYFGEGIGIAVRKGNDLLRQALNWALFRVWEKGRYTDLWLRYFSVSPF, from the coding sequence ATGCAACCCCAGATAGCCTTGATTCCAAACGAGATCCTGCGAAGAACAACCCGCGCGGTCTTGGCGTTCGCGGCATTATCCGTGCTGCTGGCCCCGGCCCTGTCCGGCGGCCCCGCGCACGCGCAAAGCGTCGCCAAGCCGGGCCCGCAGGCGGCGCCGCAGGCCGTTCCCGGCTTCTGGGATCCGAGGCGGCGCCCGGACCGGCCCGATCTGTCCCGGCTCACGGTGATCCGGTTTCTGACCGAGACGGACTATCCGCCGTTCAATTTCACCGGCCCCGACGGCAATCCGGCCGGTTTCAATGTCGACCTCGCGCGGCAGCTTTGCGAAGAGATCAAAGTCACCTGCACCATCCAGATGCGGCGGTTCGAGACGCTGCTCGATGCCATCGCCAGCAACCGCGGCGACGCCATCATCGCCTCGCTCGCGGTGACGCCGGAGCTGCGCGCCCGGGTCGATTTCACCGATCCCTATTACCGGGCGCCGGCGCGGTTCGTGTCGCGGCGCGACGCCGTGATGGCGGAAATCCGCCCGGAATATCTCGAAGGCAAGAAGGTCGGCGTCATCGCCGGCTCCGCGCACGAGGCCTATCTCAAGGCGATGTTCACCGACGCCGAACTGCACTCCTATCCCAACGACGAGGCGCTGCGGTCGGCGCTGCGCCGCGGCGAGGTCGACTTCATTTTCGGCGATGGGATCTCGCTGGCGTTCTGGGTCAACGGCACCGATTCGGCCGATTGCTGCGCGTTCTCGGGCGGGCCATTTGTCGAGAGCCGTTATTTCGGCGAGGGCATCGGCATCGCCGTGCGCAAGGGCAACGACCTGTTGCGGCAGGCGCTGAACTGGGCGCTGTTCCGGGTCTGGGAAAAAGGCCGCTATACCGATTTGTGGCTACGCTATTTTTCGGTCAGCCCGTTCTAG
- a CDS encoding lysine--tRNA ligase, translated as MSTNDLPSPSDLRALAEQSNAWPFEQAKAIVARLKKQPKDEVLFETGYGPSGLPHIGTFGEVARTTMVRHAFLVLTEDKIKTRLIAFSDDMDGLRKVPDNVPNKEMLSEHLGMPLTKVPDPFGTHSSFGAHNNARLRAFLDTFGFDYEFASSTDYYTSGKFDATLLRVLERVDQVMAVMLPSLREERAASYSPFLPICPRTGVVLYVPIVAHDVKAGTISYDDPQTQERVTLPVTGGHCKLQWKPDWAMRWVALGIDYEMAGKDLIDSVKLSGKICAALGGLPPEGFNYELFLDDKGQKISKSKGNGLTIDEWLRYASPESLSLFMYREPKSAKRLHFDVIPRNVDDYQQFLEGFPRQDPKQQLANPVWHIHAGHPPAADMPVTFQLLLTLVSSSNAENAATLWGFIGRYRPGVTPQTHPKLDAMVGYAINYYRDFVAPTKKFREPTDTERAALQDLRDALSQLAPASTAEEIQNVVYEIGRREPFLDAVKKGKDGRPGVSLDWFNMLYQVLLGQEKGPRFGSFVAVYGLPNAVAMIDGALARSG; from the coding sequence ATGTCCACGAATGATCTTCCCAGTCCGAGCGATCTGCGCGCGCTCGCCGAACAATCCAACGCCTGGCCGTTCGAGCAGGCGAAGGCGATTGTGGCGCGGCTGAAGAAACAGCCAAAGGACGAGGTGCTGTTCGAGACCGGCTACGGTCCGTCGGGCCTGCCGCATATCGGCACCTTCGGCGAGGTCGCGCGCACCACCATGGTGCGTCATGCCTTTCTCGTGCTGACAGAAGACAAGATCAAGACGAGGTTGATCGCGTTCTCCGACGACATGGACGGCCTGCGCAAGGTGCCGGACAACGTGCCGAACAAGGAGATGCTTTCAGAGCATCTCGGCATGCCATTGACAAAGGTGCCCGATCCGTTCGGCACCCATTCGAGTTTCGGCGCGCACAACAATGCGCGGCTGCGTGCGTTCCTCGACACCTTCGGGTTCGACTACGAATTCGCCAGTTCGACCGATTATTACACGTCCGGCAAATTCGACGCGACGCTGTTGCGGGTGCTCGAGCGCGTCGATCAGGTGATGGCGGTGATGCTGCCGTCGTTGCGCGAGGAGCGCGCGGCGAGCTATTCGCCTTTCCTGCCCATTTGCCCGCGCACCGGCGTGGTGCTGTATGTGCCGATCGTGGCGCATGACGTGAAGGCCGGAACGATCTCCTATGACGATCCGCAGACCCAGGAGCGCGTCACGCTTCCGGTCACCGGTGGCCATTGCAAGCTGCAATGGAAGCCCGACTGGGCGATGCGATGGGTCGCGCTCGGCATCGACTATGAAATGGCCGGCAAGGACCTGATCGATTCCGTCAAGCTGTCGGGCAAGATCTGCGCCGCGCTGGGCGGCCTGCCGCCCGAAGGCTTCAACTACGAACTGTTCCTCGACGACAAGGGCCAGAAGATTTCGAAGTCGAAGGGCAACGGCCTGACCATCGATGAGTGGCTGCGCTATGCCTCGCCGGAATCGCTGTCGCTGTTCATGTATCGCGAGCCGAAGTCGGCCAAGCGGCTGCATTTCGACGTGATCCCGCGCAACGTCGACGATTACCAGCAATTCCTTGAAGGCTTTCCGCGCCAGGATCCCAAGCAGCAATTGGCCAATCCGGTCTGGCACATCCATGCCGGGCATCCGCCGGCCGCCGACATGCCCGTCACCTTCCAGCTGCTGCTGACGCTGGTGTCGTCGTCGAACGCGGAGAACGCCGCGACCCTGTGGGGTTTTATCGGCCGCTATCGCCCCGGGGTCACGCCGCAGACCCATCCCAAGCTCGACGCGATGGTCGGCTACGCCATCAACTACTACCGCGACTTCGTGGCGCCGACCAAAAAATTCCGCGAGCCGACCGACACCGAACGCGCCGCGCTGCAGGATCTGCGTGATGCGCTGTCGCAACTGGCGCCGGCCTCGACGGCGGAAGAGATCCAGAACGTGGTCTACGAGATCGGCCGCCGCGAGCCGTTCCTGGACGCGGTGAAGAAGGGCAAGGACGGCCGGCCCGGCGTCTCGCTCGACTGGTTCAACATGCTCTACCAGGTGCTGCTCGGCCAGGAAAAAGGCCCGCGCTTCGGCTCATTCGTCGCGGTGTATGGCTTGCCGAATGCGGTCGCGATGATCGACGGCGCGCTGGCGCGGTCGGGTTGA
- a CDS encoding class II aldolase/adducin family protein codes for MQFRVSPQTLGDSSAEQWQARVDLAAAHRLAFMHGFSEGIFNHLTLVVPGRSDRYYQIPFGTHWSEVTASTFMEVGIDDGEVKRGEGVVERSCYCIHAPIHKALPQAKAVFHTHMPYASALTRLEDPRIKEIGQTEVGMSGEIAYDDEYTGPALDPAEGARLAGVIGDKTVLFMANHGISTVGETVADAYDRLYYIERAAQVQIYAMWTGQPLKQLPAAVVEKTKRDIGGTNFYQGPTPAQRHFDALKRVLDRKEPDYAS; via the coding sequence ATGCAGTTCAGGGTTTCGCCGCAAACGCTTGGGGACAGCAGCGCCGAGCAATGGCAGGCGCGGGTCGATCTGGCGGCTGCGCACCGGCTGGCCTTCATGCACGGTTTCAGCGAGGGCATTTTCAACCATCTGACCCTGGTGGTGCCGGGCCGCAGCGACCGCTACTACCAGATCCCGTTCGGGACCCATTGGTCCGAGGTAACGGCCTCTACCTTCATGGAAGTCGGCATCGACGACGGTGAGGTCAAGCGTGGCGAGGGTGTGGTGGAGCGTTCCTGCTACTGCATCCACGCGCCGATCCACAAGGCGCTGCCGCAAGCCAAGGCAGTGTTCCACACCCACATGCCCTATGCCAGTGCGCTCACCCGTCTCGAAGATCCCCGCATCAAGGAGATCGGCCAGACCGAGGTCGGGATGTCCGGGGAGATCGCTTATGACGACGAGTACACTGGGCCAGCGCTCGATCCTGCCGAAGGCGCGCGCCTCGCCGGGGTCATTGGCGACAAGACGGTGTTGTTCATGGCCAATCACGGCATCAGCACGGTCGGCGAGACCGTCGCCGACGCCTATGATCGGCTCTACTATATCGAGCGCGCCGCGCAGGTTCAGATTTACGCCATGTGGACCGGGCAACCCCTGAAGCAGCTTCCTGCCGCCGTGGTCGAGAAGACCAAGCGGGATATCGGCGGCACTAACTTCTACCAGGGACCAACCCCGGCGCAGCGGCACTTCGATGCGCTGAAGCGCGTTCTCGACCGCAAGGAGCCGGACTACGCGTCGTAG
- a CDS encoding S24 family peptidase, whose translation MAKHAKAPPLTHEQIWTALDRLAERAGISPSALAKRSGLDPTTFNKSKRITPEGRERWPSTESVAKALAATNSSLDTFVQLIGDAARTGRSVPLLGFAQVAASGYFDDGGYPTGKGWDEVALPSVSDEHTYALEISGDQMKPAYRDGDVIVVSPGTPIRRGDRVVVKTRAGEVMVREMKRRTAKTLELQPLNPNHGDRTLAAGDVEWIARIVWASQ comes from the coding sequence ATGGCCAAACATGCGAAAGCGCCGCCGCTGACCCATGAGCAGATCTGGACCGCGCTCGACCGGTTGGCCGAGCGCGCCGGGATATCGCCCTCGGCGCTCGCCAAACGCTCCGGTCTCGATCCAACCACATTCAACAAATCCAAACGCATTACCCCCGAAGGCCGCGAGCGATGGCCTTCCACCGAATCGGTAGCCAAGGCGCTCGCCGCCACCAACAGTTCCCTCGACACCTTCGTGCAGTTGATCGGCGATGCCGCGCGGACCGGCCGGTCGGTGCCGCTGCTCGGCTTCGCACAGGTCGCGGCCAGTGGCTATTTCGACGACGGCGGTTATCCGACCGGCAAGGGCTGGGACGAGGTGGCGTTGCCTTCGGTCAGTGACGAGCACACTTACGCCCTGGAAATTTCAGGCGACCAGATGAAGCCCGCCTACCGCGACGGCGACGTCATCGTGGTGTCGCCGGGCACGCCGATCCGGCGGGGCGACCGCGTGGTGGTAAAAACCAGGGCCGGCGAAGTCATGGTCCGGGAAATGAAACGCCGGACCGCAAAGACGCTGGAATTGCAGCCGCTCAATCCGAACCATGGCGACCGCACCCTGGCGGCCGGCGATGTCGAGTGGATCGCAAGGATTGTGTGGGCGAGTCAGTGA
- a CDS encoding DUF952 domain-containing protein, whose amino-acid sequence MRRIYKICSASAWREAERQGVYRGSADDTRDGFIHFSTALQVAETARKHFFGQTGLFLVEVDADALGDALRWEPSRNDELFPHLYGDLDLGVVTAVRDMHARSDGYHDIPELTP is encoded by the coding sequence GTGCGCAGGATTTATAAAATATGCTCTGCCTCGGCCTGGCGCGAGGCCGAGCGGCAAGGCGTGTACCGCGGCAGTGCCGACGACACGCGCGACGGCTTCATTCACTTTTCCACGGCCTTGCAGGTGGCGGAGACGGCCCGGAAGCATTTCTTCGGGCAGACCGGACTGTTCCTGGTCGAAGTCGATGCCGACGCGCTCGGTGACGCCTTGCGCTGGGAACCGTCGCGCAACGACGAACTGTTTCCGCACCTCTACGGCGACCTCGACCTCGGCGTGGTCACCGCCGTGCGCGACATGCATGCACGGTCCGACGGATATCACGACATCCCGGAGTTAACGCCGTGA
- a CDS encoding quinone-dependent dihydroorotate dehydrogenase, with translation MIRAFDAFSLPLLRWFDPEDAHRLAIQGLKILPPVRPRPDDPKLAVRAFGLNFPNPIGMAAGFDKSAEAPDSLLRLGFGFVEVGTVTPKPQAGNPRPRLFRLERDEAVVNRMGFNNDGAEAVLRRLAARAHLGGILGVNVGANKDSSDRIADYVKLIETFAPVASYFTVNVSSPNTPGLRNLQQAAALDDLLARVIDARERVRQNAGDSPVLLKIAPDLSLAELDDVVHIARSRRVDGMIVANTTVARPSSLREAARAGEQGGLSGRPLFRLSTRMVAETYVRAEGAFPLVGVGGIDSGGAALTKIRAGASLIQLYSSLIYKGLGLVDDIKNDLASTLLRTGRDSLSEIVGADAATITAEDWPVS, from the coding sequence GTGATCCGCGCCTTCGATGCCTTTTCGCTGCCGCTGTTGCGCTGGTTCGATCCGGAAGACGCGCATCGTCTGGCGATCCAGGGCTTGAAGATTCTGCCGCCAGTACGGCCGCGGCCGGACGATCCGAAACTGGCGGTGCGGGCCTTCGGCCTGAATTTTCCCAATCCGATCGGCATGGCCGCCGGCTTCGACAAGAGCGCGGAGGCGCCGGACTCGTTGTTGCGGCTGGGTTTCGGCTTTGTCGAAGTCGGGACGGTGACGCCGAAGCCGCAGGCCGGCAATCCCCGCCCACGGTTGTTCCGGTTGGAACGCGACGAAGCCGTCGTCAACCGCATGGGGTTCAACAATGACGGCGCCGAAGCGGTGCTGCGGCGACTGGCGGCGCGCGCCCATCTCGGCGGCATCCTCGGCGTCAATGTCGGCGCCAACAAGGATTCGTCCGATCGCATCGCCGACTATGTCAAGCTGATCGAAACCTTCGCGCCGGTGGCGAGCTATTTCACCGTCAACGTCTCGTCGCCGAATACCCCGGGGCTGCGCAACCTGCAGCAGGCGGCAGCCCTCGACGATCTCCTGGCACGGGTGATCGATGCCCGCGAACGGGTGCGGCAGAACGCCGGCGACTCGCCGGTGCTGCTCAAGATCGCGCCCGATCTCAGTCTCGCCGAACTCGACGACGTCGTCCACATCGCCCGCTCGCGCCGCGTCGACGGCATGATCGTGGCCAATACCACCGTGGCACGGCCATCGAGCTTGCGTGAAGCGGCCCGCGCCGGGGAGCAGGGGGGATTGTCGGGACGGCCGCTGTTCCGGCTGTCGACCCGGATGGTGGCCGAGACCTATGTGCGCGCCGAGGGCGCGTTTCCGCTGGTGGGCGTCGGCGGCATCGATTCCGGCGGCGCGGCTTTGACAAAGATCCGTGCCGGCGCCAGCCTGATCCAGCTTTATTCGTCGCTGATCTACAAGGGCCTTGGCCTGGTCGACGACATCAAGAACGATCTGGCCTCGACGCTATTGCGCACCGGGCGCGACTCGCTGTCGGAAATCGTCGGCGCCGATGCCGCGACGATCACGGCCGAGGACTGGCCGGTCAGTTAG
- a CDS encoding MBL fold metallo-hydrolase, producing MQVQFVGCGDALGSGGRFNTCFHVTGARVNVLVDCGASSLPALKRLGVARENIDLILITHFHGDHFAGLPFLLLDAQFTRRTRPLVIAGPQGIETRLMQVMEALFENSSKTKQHFDLSVVALNPGETRTFGAVDVTPFPVVHGESGGPFLAYRIEAEGRVITYSADTEWTQTLIPAGRDADLFIAEAYYYDKVVKNHLSLKTLEAHLPEINPKRLILTHMSDDMLGRLETLDYTAASDGMVVEL from the coding sequence ATGCAAGTGCAATTTGTCGGCTGCGGCGACGCGCTCGGTTCCGGCGGCCGGTTCAACACCTGCTTCCATGTCACCGGCGCGCGCGTCAATGTCCTGGTCGATTGCGGCGCCTCGTCGCTGCCGGCGTTGAAGCGGCTAGGTGTCGCGCGCGAAAATATCGATTTGATTTTGATTACGCATTTTCACGGCGATCATTTCGCGGGGCTGCCATTCCTGCTGCTGGACGCGCAGTTCACACGCCGGACCCGTCCGCTGGTCATCGCCGGGCCGCAAGGCATCGAGACGCGCCTGATGCAGGTGATGGAGGCGCTGTTCGAGAATTCTTCGAAAACAAAGCAACACTTCGATCTCTCCGTCGTCGCGCTCAACCCTGGGGAAACGCGAACCTTCGGCGCGGTCGATGTCACGCCGTTTCCGGTGGTGCATGGCGAGTCCGGCGGCCCGTTTCTGGCCTACCGGATCGAGGCCGAGGGCCGCGTCATCACCTATAGCGCCGACACCGAATGGACGCAGACCCTGATCCCGGCAGGCCGCGACGCCGACCTGTTCATCGCCGAGGCCTATTATTACGACAAGGTAGTGAAGAACCACCTCAGCCTGAAAACGCTCGAGGCGCATCTGCCCGAGATCAACCCGAAGCGGCTGATCCTGACCCATATGAGCGACGACATGCTGGGACGGCTCGAGACGCTGGATTACACTGCTGCCAGCGATGGCATGGTCGTCGAACTCTGA
- a CDS encoding MATE family efflux transporter has product MVANLTTPLIGIVSTIAIGRLGDATLLGGVAIASVIFDCLFWLFAFLRMSTVAFTAQALGAGETLELRALLVRGFAVAALIGACLIALQIPLATVLLAAMGGSEGVTHAAKIYFSIRIWSAPLALANYVVLGWLIGQARARLALGMQIAINTMNMAATVLLVLVLHAGIAGAAIAAAIAEAAGLVLGVLIARHLTRGQPGVPRATLFDRAKLVRMLAVNRDIMIRTASLISVFLFFTAQGARAGDVTLAANAVLNNFLLISAFFLDGLANAAEQLCGRAYGARDRIAFSSAVRLVIRWGAGFALAVAAVFALFGPGLIDVMTASADVRQHARDYLGFVVLAPLLGVFAFGYDGIYIGATWARDMRNLMVLSLLVFLAAWLVLRPFGNAGLWAALLVHYAARGGLQALRYPAMLRASFPKPPLPG; this is encoded by the coding sequence ATGGTCGCGAACCTGACGACACCTCTGATCGGCATCGTCTCGACGATTGCGATCGGACGGCTCGGCGATGCGACGCTGCTTGGCGGCGTGGCGATCGCGTCGGTGATTTTCGACTGCCTGTTCTGGCTGTTCGCGTTCCTGCGCATGAGCACGGTGGCCTTCACGGCGCAGGCGCTCGGGGCCGGCGAGACGCTGGAACTGCGCGCCTTGCTGGTGCGGGGTTTCGCCGTCGCGGCCCTGATCGGCGCCTGCCTGATCGCGCTGCAAATCCCGCTTGCCACGGTTTTGCTGGCAGCGATGGGCGGCAGCGAGGGCGTGACGCACGCGGCGAAGATCTACTTCAGCATCCGGATCTGGTCCGCGCCGCTGGCGCTCGCCAATTATGTCGTGCTGGGCTGGCTGATCGGCCAAGCACGGGCAAGACTTGCGCTCGGCATGCAGATCGCGATTAACACCATGAATATGGCGGCGACGGTCTTGCTGGTGCTGGTGCTGCACGCCGGGATCGCCGGCGCGGCGATCGCCGCCGCGATTGCGGAGGCGGCCGGCCTCGTGCTCGGCGTTCTGATCGCCCGGCATCTCACCAGGGGACAACCGGGCGTGCCGCGCGCGACGCTGTTCGACCGCGCCAAGCTCGTGCGCATGCTCGCCGTCAATCGCGATATCATGATCCGCACGGCTTCGCTGATATCGGTGTTCCTGTTCTTCACGGCGCAAGGCGCGCGTGCCGGCGATGTGACGCTGGCGGCCAACGCGGTCCTCAACAACTTTTTGCTGATCAGCGCCTTCTTCCTCGACGGCCTCGCCAACGCCGCCGAGCAGCTGTGCGGCCGCGCCTATGGCGCCCGCGACCGGATCGCCTTTTCCAGCGCGGTGCGGCTGGTGATCCGGTGGGGCGCAGGCTTTGCGCTGGCGGTCGCCGCCGTTTTTGCGCTGTTCGGCCCGGGGCTGATCGACGTCATGACCGCGAGCGCCGATGTCCGGCAACATGCGCGGGACTATCTGGGCTTCGTGGTGCTGGCGCCGCTGCTCGGCGTGTTCGCCTTCGGCTATGACGGAATCTACATCGGCGCCACTTGGGCGCGCGACATGCGCAACCTGATGGTGCTTTCGCTGCTGGTCTTTCTCGCCGCCTGGCTCGTGCTGCGGCCGTTCGGCAATGCCGGGCTGTGGGCCGCGCTGCTGGTGCATTATGCCGCGCGCGGCGGGTTGCAGGCGCTGCGCTATCCGGCGATGCTGCGCGCGTCATTCCCGAAACCGCCGCTCCCCGGCTGA
- a CDS encoding DUF6460 domain-containing protein encodes MANETRELPSANDGLYRFLGGSPLAVAFRLILLSVLVGVVLAAIGFDPWNILNSIRLLFRRLWDLGFDAVNWLWRYFLLGAVIVIPVWLLSRMFGAPRGR; translated from the coding sequence ATGGCCAACGAGACCAGGGAATTGCCCTCAGCCAATGACGGCCTCTACCGCTTTCTCGGAGGCTCGCCACTGGCGGTGGCGTTTCGGCTGATCCTGCTGTCGGTTCTGGTAGGCGTGGTGCTCGCGGCCATCGGCTTCGATCCCTGGAATATCCTCAACAGCATCCGGCTGTTGTTCCGGCGGCTGTGGGATCTCGGCTTCGATGCCGTGAACTGGCTGTGGCGCTACTTCCTGCTCGGCGCCGTGATCGTGATCCCGGTCTGGCTGCTGTCGCGGATGTTCGGGGCGCCGCGCGGACGATAG
- a CDS encoding ATP-dependent DNA ligase, producing the protein MNRFAELLDRLAYEPGRNNKLRLITKYFREVEDPDRGYALAALTGALSFKHAKPGLIRDLIAARTDPVLFALSYDYVGDLSETVALMWPKSVSDRGESLLGRPSPQPSPTRGEGADQHSARPARTTSSNAAPPTLSAPLPPRSGGEGACPGLDPGLGVGGLSARDAGSEFAERPPTPDPSPPRAMRVEGGGRIVPGHNNPPPPTLTEVVTTLRTLGKTELPKQLTRWLDELDETGRWALLKLVTGAMRIGISARLAKTAAAELGGKDPHDIELMWPGLTPPYLELFAWLEGRSEKPVNLDPVPFRPVMLAHAIEDTDFAHLDAGDFIAEWKWDGIRVQAVSGRDERGHVIARLYSRTGEDITKSFPDLLPSLHLPGAIDGELLVLRDGRVQSFNVLQQRLNRKVVSPKLIKDYPIHLRAYDLLGEGDIDLRALPFAERRKQLEAFVARLDDPRIDLSPTIPFDSWDALTSARRDPAGAGAGEDAEAVEGVMLKRRDAPYLPGRPKGQWWKWKRDPHIIDAVLMYAQRGHGKRSSYYSDYTFGVWTSGEDGEQLVPVGKAYFGFTDEELLQIDRFVRRNTTEKFGPVRHVVHEPDQGLVLEVAFEGLARSPRHKSGVAMRFPRISRLRWDKPPREADRLETLERMLKADIAVQAIEAGGH; encoded by the coding sequence ATGAACCGCTTTGCCGAACTGCTCGATCGCCTCGCCTATGAGCCCGGCCGCAACAACAAGCTGCGGCTGATCACCAAATATTTTCGCGAGGTCGAAGATCCCGATCGCGGCTACGCGCTCGCGGCGCTGACGGGTGCATTGTCGTTCAAGCACGCCAAGCCGGGACTGATTCGCGACCTGATCGCGGCGCGCACCGATCCGGTACTGTTTGCGTTGTCCTATGATTATGTCGGCGATCTCTCGGAGACAGTGGCGCTGATGTGGCCGAAGTCTGTGAGCGACCGCGGCGAGTCTTTGCTCGGCCGCCCCTCTCCCCAACCCTCCCCCACAAGGGGGGAGGGAGCCGATCAGCATTCTGCGCGGCCAGCTCGCACAACGAGTTCGAATGCAGCCCCACCGACCCTTTCTGCTCCCCTCCCCCCGCGCAGCGGTGGGGAGGGAGCCTGCCCCGGACTTGATCCGGGGTTGGGGGTGGGGGGTCTCTCCGCGCGCGATGCTGGCAGCGAGTTTGCTGAGCGGCCCCCCACCCCCGACCCCTCCCCACCACGCGCGATGCGCGTGGAGGGAGGGGGGCGCATCGTGCCCGGCCACAACAACCCTCCGCCTCCCACGCTGACCGAAGTCGTCACCACGCTGCGCACGCTCGGCAAGACCGAACTGCCGAAACAACTCACGCGCTGGCTCGACGAACTCGACGAAACCGGCCGCTGGGCGCTGTTGAAGCTCGTCACCGGCGCGATGCGGATCGGGATTTCGGCGCGGCTAGCGAAAACCGCCGCAGCCGAGTTGGGCGGCAAGGACCCGCACGATATCGAACTGATGTGGCCCGGGCTCACGCCGCCCTACCTCGAGCTGTTTGCGTGGCTCGAGGGCCGCAGCGAGAAGCCGGTCAATCTCGATCCGGTCCCGTTCCGCCCGGTGATGCTGGCGCATGCGATCGAGGATACGGATTTCGCCCATCTCGACGCTGGCGATTTCATCGCGGAATGGAAGTGGGACGGCATCCGCGTCCAGGCGGTCAGTGGCCGCGACGAGCGCGGTCATGTTATCGCGCGACTCTATTCACGGACCGGCGAAGACATCACCAAGAGCTTCCCGGATTTGCTTCCGTCACTGCATCTGCCGGGCGCCATCGACGGCGAGCTATTGGTGCTTCGCGACGGGCGGGTGCAATCCTTCAACGTCCTGCAACAGCGGTTGAATCGCAAAGTCGTCTCACCGAAACTGATCAAGGATTATCCCATTCATCTGCGCGCCTACGACCTGCTCGGTGAGGGCGACATCGATCTGCGCGCGCTGCCGTTTGCCGAACGCCGCAAGCAGCTTGAGGCCTTCGTGGCCAGGCTTGACGATCCCCGCATCGACCTGTCGCCGACGATTCCCTTCGACAGTTGGGACGCCCTGACATCGGCGCGACGCGATCCCGCCGGTGCCGGCGCCGGCGAGGACGCCGAGGCGGTCGAGGGCGTGATGCTGAAGCGCCGCGACGCGCCTTACTTGCCGGGCCGCCCGAAGGGTCAATGGTGGAAATGGAAGCGCGACCCGCACATCATCGATGCCGTCTTGATGTATGCGCAGCGCGGCCACGGCAAGCGTTCGTCGTATTATTCCGACTACACCTTCGGGGTCTGGACGTCGGGCGAAGATGGCGAGCAGCTGGTGCCGGTCGGCAAGGCCTATTTCGGCTTTACCGACGAGGAATTGCTGCAGATCGATCGCTTCGTGCGCCGCAACACCACCGAGAAATTCGGCCCCGTCCGGCACGTCGTGCATGAGCCGGATCAGGGACTGGTGCTGGAAGTCGCCTTCGAGGGCCTGGCGCGGTCGCCGCGCCACAAATCCGGCGTCGCGATGCGGTTTCCGCGCATCAGCCGCCTGCGCTGGGACAAGCCGCCGCGCGAGGCCGATCGGCTGGAAACGCTGGAGCGGATGCTGAAAGCCGACATAGCCGTCCAGGCCATCGAGGCAGGCGGCCATTGA